The proteins below come from a single Aegilops tauschii subsp. strangulata cultivar AL8/78 chromosome 6, Aet v6.0, whole genome shotgun sequence genomic window:
- the LOC109737742 gene encoding alpha-amylase inhibitor 0.28 codes for MWMKTVFWGLLVFMLVATTMAVEYGARSHNSGPWSWCDPATGYKVSALTGCRAMVKLQCVGSQVPEAVLRDCCQQLADINNEWCRCGDLSSMLRSVYQELGVREGKEVLPGCRKEVMKLTAASVPEVCKVPIPNPSGDRAGVCYWAAYPDV; via the coding sequence ATGTGGATGAAGACCGTGTTCTGGGGGCTCCTAGTATTCATGCTCGTGGCGACAACAATGGCGGTCGAGTATGGTGCAAGGAGCCATAACAGTGGTCCTTGGAGTTGGTGCGATCCGGCGACGGGCTACAAGGTGAGCGCACTCACGGGCTGCCGGGCAATGGTGAAGCTCCAGTGTGTGGGCAGTCAGGTGCCCGAGGCTGTCCTAAGAGATTGCTGCCAGCAGCTGGCCGACATCAACAACGAATGGTGCAGGTGCGGGGACCTCAGCAGCATGTTGCGTAGTGTTTATCAGGAGCTCGGCGTGCGTGAGGGGAAGGAGGTGCTCCCAGGTTGCCGGAAGGAGGTGATGAAGCTCACGGCGGCGAGCGTGCCTGAGGTCTGCAAGGTGCCCATTCCCAACCCGTCGGGAGACAGAGCAGGTGTCTGCTACTGGGCCGCGTATCCGGACGTCTAG